TAGTGTAATTTACCGATTCCAAAATTGCGTCATTTAACTCTAAGAATGTTGCTTCAGAGTCAATGCAAATTTCGCGTGAAAAGGTTTCTACCTCATCTGAAAGTAATAAAAACTTGTATATCATAAATATAAAATTTAATCTTCTTTTTTATCTTAATTCTAAGGCAAAGTTATGTAATACCTATTAAATAGACAATACATTTAATAAAAAAATATCCTTAATTTTTATTTTCCTTTGACAATACCTCTGTCAGAAGATTTTATGAATTCAACAATAACTCTTTTTTCTTCTGAGTCGGCTACTTCTGCCTCTATTTTATTCAAGGCTTCGGTGTTGTTTAATCCCGAATTAAATAGTATTCTGTAAATATTTTGAATCTCTTCTATTTGCTCTGCTGAAAAACCTCTACGTCTTAATCCAATTAGGTTTATGCCGGCAAATACGGTAGGAATTCTTCCTACAACTGCGTATGGAGGAACATCTTTGTTTATGTGGCTTCCGCCTTGAATCATTACATGAGGTCCAATTTTAGAGAATTGGTGCATAAGGGTTCCTCCTCCAATTGTTGCAAAGTCGTCAATTTCAACTTCTCCTGCAATTTGCGAAGCATTAGCAACAATTATATTGTTTTTTAGAATACAATCGTGAGCAATATGTGAGTATGCCATAATAAGACAGTTGTTTCCAACAACAGTCTTTCCTCTTGAAGCGGTGCCTCTATTAACGGTAACAAACTCTCTGATTGTTGTGTTGTCGCCAATCTCAGCAGTGCTATACTCTCCTCTAAATTTAAGATCTTGAGGTTCCCCTGCAATAACAGCACCTGTGCATATATGGCAATTCTTTCCAATGCGAGAACCTTTTAAGATACAAGCATTAGCGTCAATTCTTGTGCCATCACCAATTATAACGTCCTCTTCAATTGTTACAAAAGGACCAATGATAACATCTTTGCCTATTCGGGCATCTGGGTGTATCGAAGCAAGTGTTTGTTGCATATCTATCTTTTCTATTATTTGTTTTTTACTATTTGAGCCAAAAATTCAGCCTCTGTTGCAATTTTATCTCCAACGAAAACGTATCCTTTCATTGATGCGCAACCTCTTCTTAACTCTGTCATAAACGACACGTGGAATATAGCTGTATCTCCGGGAACAACTTTTTGTCTGAACTTAACATTGTTTATTGTCAAGAAGTATGTTGAGTATGCTTCAGGATCTTCAACAGTGTTTAGTACCAACAAACCACCTGTTTGTGCCATTGCCTCAACCAATAAAACTCCGGGAACAACGGGCTCCTGAGGGAAGTGTCCTTGGAAGAAAGGCTCATTTGCAGTAAAGTTCTTAATACCTACAATCGCTTTCTCATCCATATTGATGATTTTATCGACCAATAGCATAGGATAGCGGTGGGGTAATAACTCTTTAATCCTGTTTACATCCATCAAGGGGGGGGTGTTAGGATTGTAGTTGGGAGCCTGTATCTCTTGTCTTTTTATGTCTTTACGAATTGCTCTTGCAAGTTTGTTGTTTATTCCGTGTCCTGAACGGGTAGCAATAACTCTACCTTTAATTGGTCTTCCAATTAAAGCAAGGTCACCCATAAGATCAAGAAGTTTATGTCTTGCAGGTTCGTTATCAAATACCAAAGGCTTGTTGTTTATGTAGCCAAGTTCTAAAGAGTTTTTCTTTTGTGTGCCCATAAGGTCCGACAAACGATCTAACTCCTCTTGCGACATCTCTTGGTCATATATAACAATGGCATTGTCAAGATCTCCTCCTTTTATTAGTCCGGCCTTTAGAAGAGGCTCAATCTCTCTAACAAATACAAATGTTCTGCTTGCGGCAATCTCCTCTTTAAAATTTGCCATATCTTCAAGGGTGGCAAATTGATTACTCAAAACAGGAGAGTTGAAACTAATA
The sequence above is a segment of the Bacteroidales bacterium genome. Coding sequences within it:
- a CDS encoding bifunctional UDP-3-O-[3-hydroxymyristoyl] N-acetylglucosamine deacetylase/3-hydroxyacyl-ACP dehydratase; its protein translation is MKQKSLKESFSLSGKGLHTGLDITVTFNPAPENFGYKIKRIDIEDEPIIDAIAEAVCQTQRGTVVKKGDVTVSTIEHGMAALYAYGITNCLIEVNAPEFPILDGSAIRYAEEIERVGIEELNADQDFYVVKNKIEVKDEESGASLIILPDENFSINTLISFNSPVLSNQFATLEDMANFKEEIAASRTFVFVREIEPLLKAGLIKGGDLDNAIVIYDQEMSQEELDRLSDLMGTQKKNSLELGYINNKPLVFDNEPARHKLLDLMGDLALIGRPIKGRVIATRSGHGINNKLARAIRKDIKRQEIQAPNYNPNTPPLMDVNRIKELLPHRYPMLLVDKIINMDEKAIVGIKNFTANEPFFQGHFPQEPVVPGVLLVEAMAQTGGLLVLNTVEDPEAYSTYFLTINNVKFRQKVVPGDTAIFHVSFMTELRRGCASMKGYVFVGDKIATEAEFLAQIVKNK
- the lpxA gene encoding acyl-ACP--UDP-N-acetylglucosamine O-acyltransferase; protein product: MQQTLASIHPDARIGKDVIIGPFVTIEEDVIIGDGTRIDANACILKGSRIGKNCHICTGAVIAGEPQDLKFRGEYSTAEIGDNTTIREFVTVNRGTASRGKTVVGNNCLIMAYSHIAHDCILKNNIIVANASQIAGEVEIDDFATIGGGTLMHQFSKIGPHVMIQGGSHINKDVPPYAVVGRIPTVFAGINLIGLRRRGFSAEQIEEIQNIYRILFNSGLNNTEALNKIEAEVADSEEKRVIVEFIKSSDRGIVKGK